The sequence TAATAAGCTTGAGACATAATCAGAGCCAAAGCTTCGGTGCGATCGCTTAGGTAGATTGACGATTAAATGGTAACTTGTGCTACGAACAATAAAAGATTAAGTTTTTTAAATGAGCATTTTACCTATAATTAATGAATAAACTTCACCAGGTCTTAGTTAAACCCGAAGCTTGCTTCTATGGCTATCTAAAGTTTCTTTACTTGTCTGCTACATAAGTCTTTACCATTAATATTACCATTAATCATAGTGCGGCATTAATGAAAGGAGAAATAACCAGAACTCTATAGCTATCGAAATTGATTACTCATTTAGTTCCCTATGGCATTACTATTGATGGTCAACATACAGGTCGTTCTCGCAGTTGCGATTGAGAACTAATTAAATACTACGTTTTAAAACATGGTTTTTACGGTAAAAGAGGCTAAATCAGTTAATTTTGGTCAAATACGATTAGAAATACGCAATTTGCAGCAGAGTTTGGTAGAGTGGCGACGCAGACTGCATCAAAAACCCGAATTAGCTTTTGAAGAGCAGATTACGGCCGAGTTTATTCGGCAAAAACTTGAAGAATGGGATATTCCTCACCAAACCGAGATTGCCAAAACAGGCATTACTGCTACTATTTCCAGCAACCGTTCTGGAAAAGTTTTAGCAATTCGTGCTGATATGGATGCTTTACCAATTCAAGAGGCCAATGAAGTAGCTTATCGATCGCAACACGAGGGCAAAATGCACGCCTGCGGACATGATGGACATACAGCGATCGCTCTGGGTACAGCGTACTATCTCAATCAGCACAAAGCCGACTGGCAGGGAACGGTAAAAATTATCTTTCAGCCAGCGGAAGAAGGGCCTGGGGGAGCTAAACCCATGATTGAAGCAGGAGTCTTACGTAACCCCGATGTTGATGCCATTATTGGCTTACACCTGTGGAATAATCTGCCTTTGGGAACTATAGGAGTTCGCCCTGGAGCATTTATGGCTGCGGTGGAATGCTTTCGCTGCCAGGTTTTCGGGAAGGGTGGTCATGGAGCAATGCCCGATCAAACCGTAGATTCAATTGTAGTAGCCAGTCAGATCGTTAATGCCCTACAAACAATTGTGGCGCGGAATGTTAAGCCTTTGGATGCTGCTGTAGTTACCGTAGGAGAATTACACGCAGGCACAGCTTTGAATGTAATTGCGGATACCGCTAAAATGAGTGGTACGATTCGCTATTTTAATCCAGAATTAGAAAGCCTGATTCGAGATCGGCTAGAGGCAATTATTTCTGGTGTTTGTCAAATGCACGATGCAAAATATGAACTCAACCATTGGCAACTGTATCCCCCGACGGTTAATGACAATGCGATCGCTGAATTAGTTCGCTCGGTAGCAGTGGAAGTAGTAGAAACTCCTTTAGGAGTAGTGCCAGAGTGTCAAACTATGGGTGGAGAAGATATGTCCTTCTTTTTAAATGAAGTACCTGGATGCTATTTCTTTTTAGGTTCGGCTAATCCAGCCAAGGGTTTGGCATATCCACACCATCATCCCCGCTTTGATTTTGATGAGACTGCTCTGAGCATGGGAGTAGAAATGTTTGTCCGTTGTGTAGAAAAGTTTTTGAATGATTGAAAAATCGCTATCGCTGTGATCGAGGGATAATTTGACCGTGAACGGTCAAAAGTATTATCTTGGCTTATCTATCTACAGTAAAAGAACTCGTTTGAGAATTTTTAAAATACTGATAGGTAGTGCGGGATGCCTCCTGGATAAATTCTTTAGCCTCAAGAGAATTATCTGGACGTTTAACTAACATAGAAGCTATGTAGCGTTTCCCGCTGGGCATATCAATAATGCCAACATCTCCCAACACAGGCTTGATATCTCCTGTTTTATGAGCAATAATTGCGTTTGATTCTAAACCTTCGGGTAGCAAAGTATTTCTGACGATATTACGCATAATATATAAAAGCCGATCGCGCGATCGCGAAGAAATTATATTTCCATTGTCAATCTTGACTAGTATATTGCCTAAATCTTCAGGGGTAGTGGTGTTAGTTCCAGTTAAATCTGGCAAGGGATTTCGCAATCTAGTTGCTTTTAAACCCATTTTGTCAAATCGCTGGTTTAATTGCTCCATTCCCCCTAAGCGTTTAATTAGCATATTAGTAGCAGTATTGTCACTAATCGTCATCATTTTATCGGCAGTCTCTAAGGCAGAAAACTTAGTTCCTGCTTTTTCGTACTGCATATTGCCAGAGCCTTCAGCAATAACATCTTCAGTAATGGTCAAGGGTTCTTCTAGCTTAATTTTGCCTTGGTCTACATCCTGAAAAAATGCTACCAAAATAGGCAGTTTGATCGTGCTGGCAGCAGCAATTATTGCGTCTCCTTTAATACTGACAAAACCTTTAGTATCTAGATCCACGATAAAAATTTCAGGCTCAAGGTCAGGATAGCGGGCGGCTAACTGCTGTAAATTAGATTTGAGAGTAATTAGTTCTTTGCCTAGTGATGCGATCGCAAATAAGTCATCCAATTTACTCTTAGTCTGGGAATTTGCTGCTACTGCGGTAAGAATATGAGAATTGTCTGGAGCGGCAGTTTTGAACGAGCCTGCTATAGAAACTAATGTCCCCAAAATTGTACTTAATCCCACGGCAATTGTTATGGCATAGATAGCCGAACGTAAAGCCAATCGAGGTTTTTTTGGTTGGATAAGTGAATTTTTTTTAGCACTACCAGATTTAGCAACAGGATTTTTTTTAGCAGCTAAGCTTGGCTTTAGTCGCGGATTATTATCTACTATTGCTTTGGCTTGAGCTTTTTTGCGCTTAGATTTAACTAAATTCTTAGCTCCAGCAGAATCACCTTTAAAATTGAATAAGCCGCGACCTTTTTGATTGACTTGACGCTTAGATCCAGCTTTAGCACCTATAGCTCTGGTAAGAGGATTTTTGCCTTTGCGATTCACTCTCAACTCCTGGAAAACAATTACAAATTAACGAAGTCAGAGATTACTCTGGCTATAGATCACGAGGGTAAAAAGGTTTGAAGTAAACTTGCTAGCGCAACCACTTTGAAGCCCGATTAACGACGAAACAAGATCCGCTTTGATCGCCGCTGTCATCTCATACTAATCCATTCCAATGGTAAGCAAAAAAGATGCAAGCTTCTACCGCTTAGTAATTCCGTATTCTCAGAAAACTTAAAACTTTTATGGTATGTGTAACTTTTAGGCAGCATTTTTGACCCGCTCTTTAAAGGTCAAAACTTAGCTTACTATTTTTCTATTGCTTTATTTTGTCCCACCCTAACTTTTACAGATATCCACGTTGTTCTTTAAGTCATTAACGGTATGATTTGCAGTCATAAAACAGTATGTGATGTTTCCCAAATAAATTACATTGATAAAATTACTGATTTATCCAAAAAAATCATGTATCAATATCAGTATCATCATTAATTAATCATCGGGTGACTTTGATTGATTGCGGTTTGCCCAGCGAATTTGACGCAAAATGCCCCTTAGCATAGCTACCTCTTCTGTCTGTAAATTAGCCTTATTGTATAAGCGACGAAACTTTTCCATTTTGATAGAAGCAGTATGAGAATATAAATAGCCAATTTCCAAAAGCAACGCCTCCAAATCCTGATAATAACCTTCTAATACTTCAATTGGCGCGTTAGTAGTTAGCGTAGACTCGATCGCTGGCTGGGGTGGAGGTAAGACTAATGGTTGAGAACTACGCTCAATTTTTAGCCAGGCTTGATAAAGTTCATAGGCGCAAACAGCTACCGCTTGAGCCAAATTTAGCGAGGGATAATCAGGGTTTGACTCGATGCAAACAAACCTTTGGGCATATTTTAGTTCATCATTACTTAAACCTCTCTCTTCTGCACCAAATATCAAAGCAGATTGAAGACCAGGCGTGAGTAACTGGGGAAGTACTATCGAAGGAGATTCCAGCTTAATTGGCACACTGCGAGAACGAACAGTAGTAGCGATCGCTTGATGACATCCAGCTAATGCAGCAGGTAAACTACTAGCAATTTGGGCGTTGCCTAAAATATCCACCGCATGAACCGCCATCAGCCTGGCTGATTCAGAATCACGATCGCACTTAGGATTGACTAGCACCAGTTTAGTCAACCCCATATTTTTCATAATTCTTGCGATCGAACCTACGTTCAACGCCCCCGCCGGTTCGACTAAAACAATTCTAATATTCGCTAACAAGTTTTGATTCATTTGTTTAAATTACACCTGATTTGAGTTAGCTTCGTTGGTATTAAACTTTTCTTAGCTGTTAGCTTTTCCTAAAGGACGACGCGAAGGACGCGCCTCCAGGCGCTAATCCTTTAGGGCTAGTCCTAAAGGATACCGGTCCGCATATGCTTTAGCATACCGCTACGCATATAGCTTCTTGCTCAAAAGTAACTTTTGATTCTCACTAGACATGGTTTATGAGGAATAATGAAATGATGTTATGTTCGTGATCCTCGACCTTTTATTTTTTATCCTTTAAGACATGGCTCGACAGCGCAATAAATCAGATCTGCCGACTAAAATTTGCCCTGTATGCGATCGCCCCTTTACTTGGCGTAAAAAGTGGGAGAAATGCTGGGATGATGTCAAATATTGTTCGGATCGTTGTCGCCGTCGTAAGCAGTCTGTCGATAGCGAATCGTAAACGAAAATACTCTCAGACTCAAAGACCTAAAAATATTAATTAAGTAACCGTCAATAACACTATTATGTCTGTTAACCAAGTACAGCCCAAGTTAATCATTCACGGTGGCGCAGGAGGGCATTTAAGAAGCGAAAAAGGAGAAGCCAAAGTTCGACAAGCACTTCATTTGATTATTGAAGAAGTTTACGATCTGCTGGCTTATGGAGGTAGTGCTATTGATGCTGTGGTTATGGGATGTCGGCTATTAGAAAATCAGCCGACTTTTAATGCGGGTACGGGTTCGGTTCTACAGTCCGATGGTCAAATTCGCATGAGTGCTGCTTTGATGGATGGTGTCAGACAACGCTTTAGCGGCATAATTAATGTTTCTCGCGTCAGACATCCAATTGAACTAGCGGAGTTTTTGCAGGGAGAAGACGATCGCGTGATCTCAGATTATGGTTCAGGAGAACTAGTGCGGGAATTGAATGTACCTGTATACGATCCGCTGATCGAAATCCGCCTCCAAGAATGGATACAGGAACGAGATGAAAATTTTGATAAGGATACGGCGGGAGTAATTGCCGAACAGGCATTAATTCATGAACCCCGCAAAGGCACAATCGGCGTTGTAGCACTAGACTGCAACGGTAAGATTGCAGCAGGAACGTCTACGGGGGGGAAAGGTTTGGAAAGAATTGGTCGAGTTAGCGATTCAGCAATGCCCGCTGGTAATTATGCCGATGCTTCTGCTGGAGTAAGCTGTACGGGTATCGGCGAAGATATTATGGACGAATGTTTAGCTGCCAAGATTGTAATCCGCGTTACCGACGGAATGTCCTTAGCCGATGCGATGCAAAAGTCGATGAGCGAATCTCGTAGCCGTAAACGAGATTTGGGGGCAATTGCGATCGCTGCCGACGGCACTATTTCTTGGGGTAAAACTAGCGAGGTGATCTTAGCTGCCTATCATGATGGCAAAAAGATTGGCGATACACTCAACTGGAATAATTCAGATCTAAGCGGCTATCAATCAGGTAATTAGCAATCATCTACGTAATACTGCTCCATCTTGCTGCATTGTGCTAAGTAATGAAGGGGATAATTTACTTAAATCGACATCTAAATCTACAAGCGATGCTTGGCTGAAATTGGGATAGGGATTGGTAAGTTTCCAGCGAAAAGTGTACAAAATTTCCCATTCTGCTGTCTGCTTTGTGGGGTCATATTGTTTGACTCCAACCAAGTTAGTCACAAAGTCGATCGCTTCTCCTGGTTGCAGGCGATAATCTACGGGAGAATCTTGAAAGACTAGTTCAAATTGCCCTAGGTTATTGGGATTTTGAAAATGATGACGAGGTTGACAGCGATCGCACTGGACTAAATCCCAGTAAAAAGGTAGCTCGTCTGCTGAATCATAATTATATCCACCTTTTGGTGGATCGTTGTATGGTGTATGTACTACCTGCCCCGCTTTGTTGGTAATGCCATAGGGGTCTTTTTCTACATAGTTCACCCAGTTAAAATGGTCATAGTTTAAACTTGAGGCTAATTTATTAAGATCGATGTTTTGACCTTGGCTATTTTTAGGCGTAAATTGAGTAATTATTTTCGGACCAATAAATTGATGCGTAATATCTTGAGCGTAAGCAAAGCTGTGGTTTTTTCTCAAAAATTTATCACGTTCGACTGAGGCATTTTTTCCAGGTTCACTTACACTTACTTTGGTGTCTAAAAACGGGGAAAATATGACGCAAATAGTAAAAATACTTAAAGACAAATTTTTAAACTTCATTTAGGTCGATCAATTGAAACTTGGTTAATACACCCATGCTATTACGCATTTTTACTTAAGGCATTACACTGAGCTTTAATTGATGAAATCTTGATACGGATCGCTTGATGCTTGATATTTCCTTAATGAAAAAGCGAAAAAGAACGTACTTTAGGTTATTAAAAATCTCAAAAATCAATGAACTTACGTAAAGTCGGGAGATTACTCCGAGAAACTTTTAAACAGTGGCAGGAAGACAAAGCATCTCGGATCGCAGCAGCTTTAGCCTATTACACGGTTTTTTCTATTTCACCTTTACTGGTAATTGCGATCGCGATCGCGGGGGCGTTTTTTGGGCAGCAAACGGCACAGGATCAAATTATCGCTCAGGCAACCGATTTAGTCGGAAAAGATGCAGTTAAACCAATTTTGTTGGCGCTAGATAATATAAGTCAGCCAGAAATTAGGGGAATAGCGTCTTTAATTAGTATTGGAGTTTTGCTACTTGGTGCTTCAGGAATTTTTGCTCAACTGCAAGATGCTTTAAATACGGTTTGGAAAGTTAAACCACAGCCAGGGCAGGGCGTTGGCATATTTATTCGCAAGCGCATATCTTCTTTTTTGATGGTGTTAGCGATCGGTTTTTTGTTGATTCTGTCTTTGATACTTAGTGCTATTGTCTCTGCCTTGAGTAAGTATCGAACCGACTTTCTCCCTGGTTCGGCAATTCTTTGGGAAAACTTGGATTTTATCGTCTCTCTGGGCTTAATGACTTTTTTATTCTGCCTAATGTTCAAATATGTTCCAGATGTTAAAATTGCCTGGAAAGATGTGGTGGTTGGCTCAGTAATTACCGCCCTGTTGTTTTTGTTCGGTAAATTCTTATTAGGCGTATATATTAGTAAGGGCAGTCTGGGTTCAGCCTATGGTGCTGCTGGCTCTTTAATTGTCTTTCTTGCTTGGGTATATTATTCAGCCCAAATTGTTTTGCTGGGGGCAGAATTTACTCAAGTTTATACGCGGATGTATGGTTCAAAAGTACGGGCAAGAAAATATTCCCAGATTGATTAAGTTATCAAGTTATAGTCTGTCAATCAGGTTGAAATAGCTGTTGAAGTAGTTATAGCTGTCATTTGTTATTTGTCAGGTGATTGAAAATTAATTAGATTGCTCTAGTGCTGAAGATTCGCTGGATTTTGCCAGATAAATGCCAACTAAAATTAAAACTAAAGCAATACCGTTAGTAATGCTGATTTGTTCGGCAAATATAATCCAAGCTAGTAGAGCAGTAATTAAAGGTTTTAGCAGGGCAAATATGCCTACAAAACTCGAAGAGAAGCGTTTGAGACTGTAGACAAGTAAACCCTGTCCAAAAGTCTGGCAAATAACTGCCAAGGCAATTATAATTAACCAACCTGACCAGGAAATAGGTAAAATTTGAGTATCTGTGAGGCAAACCACGGGCAAAACCATCAAAGTACCGCAACCACATCGCCAGAACAGCACTTTGTCAGTAGTACAATCGCGATCGCGTAGGTAGCCGACAATCAAAATATTTGCTCCATGCAGGGCAGCAGAAAATAGAGCCATACCATCACCCAGCAAATGAGCTGTACCCAACTGTAAATCATCCCAGCCAATTGCCATTCCCCCAATCGTTGATAACATCATGCCCAAAATAAATTGGCGATCGAAGCTTTGTTTTAAAATTAACCATGCCCCTAAACTAATAAACAAAGGAGTAAGACTACGCAGTACAGTTGAACTAGCAACACTGGTCTGAGTTAGAGATATTGCCCATAAGACGGCAGAAAAAGTGGCGCAAAGACTAGCCAAAATCAATAAACTTGCTTGTTTATTCTCAAAAAAAGCTACTTTTGCGGGAATTTGCGGAAATTTGGGGTCAGTTTTAGTTAGTTGCCAACAACCCGTAATAATAGTGGCGATCCAGAGACGATTGAAGATGGTTGCAGTAGGGC is a genomic window of Coleofasciculaceae cyanobacterium containing:
- a CDS encoding M20 family metallopeptidase; translation: MVFTVKEAKSVNFGQIRLEIRNLQQSLVEWRRRLHQKPELAFEEQITAEFIRQKLEEWDIPHQTEIAKTGITATISSNRSGKVLAIRADMDALPIQEANEVAYRSQHEGKMHACGHDGHTAIALGTAYYLNQHKADWQGTVKIIFQPAEEGPGGAKPMIEAGVLRNPDVDAIIGLHLWNNLPLGTIGVRPGAFMAAVECFRCQVFGKGGHGAMPDQTVDSIVVASQIVNALQTIVARNVKPLDAAVVTVGELHAGTALNVIADTAKMSGTIRYFNPELESLIRDRLEAIISGVCQMHDAKYELNHWQLYPPTVNDNAIAELVRSVAVEVVETPLGVVPECQTMGGEDMSFFLNEVPGCYFFLGSANPAKGLAYPHHHPRFDFDETALSMGVEMFVRCVEKFLND
- a CDS encoding serine hydrolase, giving the protein MNRKGKNPLTRAIGAKAGSKRQVNQKGRGLFNFKGDSAGAKNLVKSKRKKAQAKAIVDNNPRLKPSLAAKKNPVAKSGSAKKNSLIQPKKPRLALRSAIYAITIAVGLSTILGTLVSIAGSFKTAAPDNSHILTAVAANSQTKSKLDDLFAIASLGKELITLKSNLQQLAARYPDLEPEIFIVDLDTKGFVSIKGDAIIAAASTIKLPILVAFFQDVDQGKIKLEEPLTITEDVIAEGSGNMQYEKAGTKFSALETADKMMTISDNTATNMLIKRLGGMEQLNQRFDKMGLKATRLRNPLPDLTGTNTTTPEDLGNILVKIDNGNIISSRSRDRLLYIMRNIVRNTLLPEGLESNAIIAHKTGDIKPVLGDVGIIDMPSGKRYIASMLVKRPDNSLEAKEFIQEASRTTYQYFKNSQTSSFTVDR
- a CDS encoding RNA methyltransferase, with product MNQNLLANIRIVLVEPAGALNVGSIARIMKNMGLTKLVLVNPKCDRDSESARLMAVHAVDILGNAQIASSLPAALAGCHQAIATTVRSRSVPIKLESPSIVLPQLLTPGLQSALIFGAEERGLSNDELKYAQRFVCIESNPDYPSLNLAQAVAVCAYELYQAWLKIERSSQPLVLPPPQPAIESTLTTNAPIEVLEGYYQDLEALLLEIGYLYSHTASIKMEKFRRLYNKANLQTEEVAMLRGILRQIRWANRNQSKSPDD
- a CDS encoding DUF2256 domain-containing protein, giving the protein MARQRNKSDLPTKICPVCDRPFTWRKKWEKCWDDVKYCSDRCRRRKQSVDSES
- a CDS encoding isoaspartyl peptidase/L-asparaginase, which translates into the protein MSVNQVQPKLIIHGGAGGHLRSEKGEAKVRQALHLIIEEVYDLLAYGGSAIDAVVMGCRLLENQPTFNAGTGSVLQSDGQIRMSAALMDGVRQRFSGIINVSRVRHPIELAEFLQGEDDRVISDYGSGELVRELNVPVYDPLIEIRLQEWIQERDENFDKDTAGVIAEQALIHEPRKGTIGVVALDCNGKIAAGTSTGGKGLERIGRVSDSAMPAGNYADASAGVSCTGIGEDIMDECLAAKIVIRVTDGMSLADAMQKSMSESRSRKRDLGAIAIAADGTISWGKTSEVILAAYHDGKKIGDTLNWNNSDLSGYQSGN
- a CDS encoding YihY/virulence factor BrkB family protein yields the protein MNLRKVGRLLRETFKQWQEDKASRIAAALAYYTVFSISPLLVIAIAIAGAFFGQQTAQDQIIAQATDLVGKDAVKPILLALDNISQPEIRGIASLISIGVLLLGASGIFAQLQDALNTVWKVKPQPGQGVGIFIRKRISSFLMVLAIGFLLILSLILSAIVSALSKYRTDFLPGSAILWENLDFIVSLGLMTFLFCLMFKYVPDVKIAWKDVVVGSVITALLFLFGKFLLGVYISKGSLGSAYGAAGSLIVFLAWVYYSAQIVLLGAEFTQVYTRMYGSKVRARKYSQID
- a CDS encoding DMT family transporter; translated protein: MNKNILLTSPDEINYSSQSKLIKDVLSLGVLTIAVIALAFSPIFTKLSEIELSPTATIFNRLWIATIITGCWQLTKTDPKFPQIPAKVAFFENKQASLLILASLCATFSAVLWAISLTQTSVASSTVLRSLTPLFISLGAWLILKQSFDRQFILGMMLSTIGGMAIGWDDLQLGTAHLLGDGMALFSAALHGANILIVGYLRDRDCTTDKVLFWRCGCGTLMVLPVVCLTDTQILPISWSGWLIIIALAVICQTFGQGLLVYSLKRFSSSFVGIFALLKPLITALLAWIIFAEQISITNGIALVLILVGIYLAKSSESSALEQSN